A genomic segment from Malus domestica chromosome 05, GDT2T_hap1 encodes:
- the LOC103440917 gene encoding uncharacterized protein isoform X1, translating to MELRLHLCIISLLLLSSKSTAIQSDDDPIISRFQRYLRINTAHPNPQYREAADFILSEAESLSLESQTIEFVPGKHLVLLKWPGSDPSLSSVLLNSHTDVVPAEHDKWVHPPFSANLDSNGDVYARGSQDMKCVGIQYLEAIRRLKASGFKPKRSVYLSFVPDEEIGGHDGAEKLAESDVFKGLNVGIVLDEGLASPTETYRAFYAERCPMWLVIKATGAPGHGAKLYDNTAMENLLKSIESVRRFRAAQFDLVKAGLKAEGEVISVNMVFLKAGTPTPTGFVMNMQPSEAEAGFDIRVPPIADQESLEKRIAEEWAPTSRNMTFRHGQFKQKVSVLDKSGKPILTATDSSNPWWALLEDAVKKANGKLGKPEIFPASTDARYFRNLGLPAIGFSPMANTPILLHDHNEFLNKDEYLKGIEIYESIIKAYASYVDHGKIAGSRDEL from the exons atggagcttCGTCTCCATCTCTGCATAATCTCTCTGCTACTGCTCTCATCAAAATCAACGGCCATACAATCCGACGACGATCCGATAATCTCGCGGTTCCAACGATATCTCCGAATCAACACGGCCCACCCAAATCCCCAGTACCGCGAAGCAGCGGATTTCATTCTCTCCGAGGCCGAGTCCCTCTCCCTTGAATCCCAGACTATCGAGTTCGTCCCCGGCAAGCATCTTGTCCTCCTCAAATGGCCCGGCTCCGAcccctccctctcctccgttCTTCTCAATTCCCACACCGACGTCGTTCCGGCCGAGCACGACAAGTGGGTACACCCCCCTTTCTCGGCCAACTTGGACTCGAACGGCGACGTTTACGCCAGGGGGTCCCAGGACATGAAGTGCGTCGGGATTCAGTACTTGGAGGCGATTCGACGGCTCAAGGCTTCTGGGTTTAAGCCCAAAAGGTCTGTTTATTTGTCATTTGTTCCTGATGAGGAGATTGGGGGACACGACGGTGCTGAGAAGCTGGCTGAATCTGATGTTTTCAAGGGATTGAACGTCGGAATTGTGCTTGATGAAG GGTTGGCGTCGCCGACTGAGACTTACAGAGCATTTTATGCGGAGAGGTGTCCCATGTGGCTGGTGATCAAGGCTACTGGGGCTCCTGGTCATGGGGCTAAGCTCTATGACAACACTGCCATGGAGAATCTCTTGAAAAGCATTGAGAGTGTGAGGCGGTTCCGGGCTGCACAGTTTGATTTGGTGAAAGCGGGATTGAAGGCTGAAGGCGAGGTCATCTCTGTTAATATGGTGTTTCTGAAAGCTGGCACCCCGACTCCAACT GGTTTTGTCATGAATATGCAGCCATCTGAAGCAGAAGCAGGCTTTGATATTAGGGTCCCACCAATTGCTGATCAGGAGTCTTTGGAGAAACGGATAGCTGAAGAATGGGCCCCTACTTCACGCAACATGACATTTAGG CATGGGCAGTTCAAGCAGAAGGTTTCGGTGCTTGATAAGTCGGGGAAGCCAATCCTTACGGCAACTGACAGTTCAAACCCCTGGTGGGCTCTTCTTGAAGATGCTGTCAAAAAAGCGAATGGGAAACTTGGTAAGCCAGAGATTTTTCCTGCGTCAACAGATGCTCGCTACTTCCGGAATCTAGGCTTGCCAGCAATTGGATTCTCTCCGATGGCCAACACTCCCATTCTTCTTCATGACCACAATGAG TTTCTAAACAAAGACGAATACTTGAAAGGAATCGAAATTTATGAATCTATAATCAAGGCGTACGCGTCTTATGTCGATCATGGGAAAATCGCAGGTTCCCGAGATGAGCTGTAA
- the LOC103440917 gene encoding uncharacterized protein isoform X2, giving the protein MELRLHLCIISLLLLSSKSTAIQSDDDPIISRFQRYLRINTAHPNPQYREAADFILSEAESLSLESQTIEFVPGKHLVLLKWPGSDPSLSSVLLNSHTDVVPAEHDKWVHPPFSANLDSNGDVYARGSQDMKCVGIQYLEAIRRLKASGFKPKRSVYLSFVPDEEIGGHDGAEKLAESDVFKGLNVGIVLDEGLASPTETYRAFYAERCPMWLVIKATGAPGHGAKLYDNTAMENLLKSIESVRRFRAAQFDLVKAGLKAEGEVISVNMVFLKAGTPTPTGFVMNMQPSEAEAGFDIRVPPIADQESLEKRIAEEWAPTSRNMTFRFKQKVSVLDKSGKPILTATDSSNPWWALLEDAVKKANGKLGKPEIFPASTDARYFRNLGLPAIGFSPMANTPILLHDHNEFLNKDEYLKGIEIYESIIKAYASYVDHGKIAGSRDEL; this is encoded by the exons atggagcttCGTCTCCATCTCTGCATAATCTCTCTGCTACTGCTCTCATCAAAATCAACGGCCATACAATCCGACGACGATCCGATAATCTCGCGGTTCCAACGATATCTCCGAATCAACACGGCCCACCCAAATCCCCAGTACCGCGAAGCAGCGGATTTCATTCTCTCCGAGGCCGAGTCCCTCTCCCTTGAATCCCAGACTATCGAGTTCGTCCCCGGCAAGCATCTTGTCCTCCTCAAATGGCCCGGCTCCGAcccctccctctcctccgttCTTCTCAATTCCCACACCGACGTCGTTCCGGCCGAGCACGACAAGTGGGTACACCCCCCTTTCTCGGCCAACTTGGACTCGAACGGCGACGTTTACGCCAGGGGGTCCCAGGACATGAAGTGCGTCGGGATTCAGTACTTGGAGGCGATTCGACGGCTCAAGGCTTCTGGGTTTAAGCCCAAAAGGTCTGTTTATTTGTCATTTGTTCCTGATGAGGAGATTGGGGGACACGACGGTGCTGAGAAGCTGGCTGAATCTGATGTTTTCAAGGGATTGAACGTCGGAATTGTGCTTGATGAAG GGTTGGCGTCGCCGACTGAGACTTACAGAGCATTTTATGCGGAGAGGTGTCCCATGTGGCTGGTGATCAAGGCTACTGGGGCTCCTGGTCATGGGGCTAAGCTCTATGACAACACTGCCATGGAGAATCTCTTGAAAAGCATTGAGAGTGTGAGGCGGTTCCGGGCTGCACAGTTTGATTTGGTGAAAGCGGGATTGAAGGCTGAAGGCGAGGTCATCTCTGTTAATATGGTGTTTCTGAAAGCTGGCACCCCGACTCCAACT GGTTTTGTCATGAATATGCAGCCATCTGAAGCAGAAGCAGGCTTTGATATTAGGGTCCCACCAATTGCTGATCAGGAGTCTTTGGAGAAACGGATAGCTGAAGAATGGGCCCCTACTTCACGCAACATGACATTTAGG TTCAAGCAGAAGGTTTCGGTGCTTGATAAGTCGGGGAAGCCAATCCTTACGGCAACTGACAGTTCAAACCCCTGGTGGGCTCTTCTTGAAGATGCTGTCAAAAAAGCGAATGGGAAACTTGGTAAGCCAGAGATTTTTCCTGCGTCAACAGATGCTCGCTACTTCCGGAATCTAGGCTTGCCAGCAATTGGATTCTCTCCGATGGCCAACACTCCCATTCTTCTTCATGACCACAATGAG TTTCTAAACAAAGACGAATACTTGAAAGGAATCGAAATTTATGAATCTATAATCAAGGCGTACGCGTCTTATGTCGATCATGGGAAAATCGCAGGTTCCCGAGATGAGCTGTAA